A single region of the Schizosaccharomyces osmophilus chromosome 3, complete sequence genome encodes:
- the put4 gene encoding plasma membrane proline transmembrane transporter Put4, translated as MFSRKSGFSSFYIPPLSLFKMTEKDSEKGSVKPDYEEPIRAEVLPVSNIKFGETKRALKSRHVQLIALGGCIGTGLFVGSGQSLAQSGPASLFLAYIVMSFVIWCVMNVLGEMNTYLPIAGASPPLYIDRFVDKSLAFATGWNYWYAYVFLMASEVTAAAIIIEYWTESVPAAAWIAIVLFLLTLLNSFLVKWYGETEFWLAIVKVVTIVGLIVLSIAIFFGGTPKHDRLGFRYWKHGLAFREYLVTGGPGRLCGFWMAVVKSGFSFVLSPELITIASGETEAPRRNIPKATSRFIYRLAFFYILGTLAIGVIVSSKDPQMLSAVSKGSSNAGASPFVIGIQNAGIPILNHIINAVILTSSISSGNSFLFAGSRSLYSLAVEGQAPKIFKRCNRWGVPYVAVLFTILIACLSFLNASSSSAMVFTWFTNLSTISGFIAWICILITYLRFRKAMIKENMLNLMPFRAPFQPYAAYITLFVVSLITITNGFTVFVGHDFTASGFIAAYITLPIFLALYLGHKLFTKNWKWFKRVDELDITSGLAEAEEVESRYILPKPKNFLDKIWMWIF; from the coding sequence AtgttttcaagaaaaagtggattctcttctttctaCATACCTCCCCTCTCCTTGTTCAAAATGACTGAAAAAGACTCTGAAAAAGGAAGTGTGAAGCCCGATTATGAGGAGCCCATTCGGGCGGAAGTGCTTCCCGTTTCCAATATAAAATTCggtgaaacaaaaagagctTTAAAATCTAGACATGTACAATTAATTGCTCTTGGTGGTTGTATCGGTACGGGTCTTTTCGTTGGATCAGGACAATCGTTGGCTCAGTCAGGGCCggcttctttatttcttgcATACATTGTTATGTCTTTTGTCATTTGGTGTGTTATGAACGTCTTGGGTGAAATGAACACTTATCTTCCTATTGCCGGTGCTTCTCCTCCCCTCTATATCGACCGCTTTGTCGATAAATCTTTGGCTTTTGCTACTGGTTGGAATTACTGGTATGCTTATGTGTTTCTCATGGCTTCTGAAGTTACTGCTGCTGCAATTATCATTGAATATTGGACCGAATCCGTTCCGGCCGCCGCTTGGATTGCCATTgtcctttttctcttgacCCTCCTCAATTCATTTCTCGTCAAATGGTATGGTGAAACTGAATTCTGGCTTGCAATCGTTAAAGTCGTCACCATCGTCGGCTTGATTGTCCTTAGTATTGCCATCTTTTTTGGTGGTACTCCAAAACACGATCGTTTAGGGTTTCGATACTGGAAACACGGTTTGGCTTTCCGTGAATATCTAGTCACCGGTGGCCCTGGCCGTCTTTGTGGTTTTTGGATGGCTGTTGTTAAAAGtggtttctcttttgttctttctcCAGAACTAATTACTATTGCTTCCGGTGAAACTGAAGCTCCTCGTCGAAATATCCCAAAAGCTACAAGTAGATTCATCTACCGTTTggctttcttttacattttgGGTACCTTAGCCATCGGTGTCATCGTTTCTAGCAAAGACCCTCAAATGTTGAGCGCTGTCTCTAAAGGCTCTAGCAATGCCGGCGCTTCTCCTTTTGTTATTGGTATTCAAAATGCTGGAATCCCCATTTTGAACCACATCATCAATGCTGTCATTTTAACTTCTTCGATCTCTTCCGgtaattcctttttgtttgctggTTCCCGTTCCTTGTATTCCCTTGCTGTTGAAGGACAAGCCCCCAAAATTTTCAAGCGCTGCAATCGATGGGGCGTTCCTTATGTCGCTGTTTTGTTCACCATCCTCATTGCTTGtctttccttcttgaaTGCCTCCTCCTCATCCGCCATGGTCTTTACCTGGTTCACCAATCTCTCTACTATTTCTGGCTTCATCGCTTGGATTTGCATCCTCATCACATATCTGCGTTTCAGAAAGGCGATGATCAAGGAAAATATGTTAAATCTGATGCCCTTCCGAGCTCCCTTCCAACCCTATGCTGCCTACATCACCCTTTTCGTTGTTTCGCTAATTACAATCACCAATGGTTTTACCGTTTTTGTTGGCCATGATTTCACCGCCTCCGGTTTCATTGCTGCTTACATTACCTTGCCCATTTTCTTGGCCTTGTACTTGGGTCATAAACTTTTTACGAAGAACTGGAAATGGTTCAAGAGGGTCGATGAATTGGATATTACTAGTGGCTTGGCTGAAGCAGAAGAGGTTGAAAGTAGATACATTCTGCCAAAACCGAAAAACTTTCTTGATAAAATATGGATGtggattttttaa
- the atd2 gene encoding aldehyde dehydrogenase, which translates to MSEGLFQKLPLPDGGTVRQPVGLYIDGQWIKSREVLETVDPATEEVITKVYLAGTEEVDLAVKAARNAFKNWRKVHGSERGSLLMKLADAAEKHIDTLSAIEAMDSGKPKDSNARGDVEGTIALLRYCAGWADKIYGSVIPTGSEKLAYSKRLPIGVCGQIVPWNYPLNMAGWKIAPALAAGNCIIIKSAETTPLSLLYFAQLVDKVGFPKGVVNIISGLGKVAGSHIASHPGIDKIAFTGSTEIGSTIQKLASSNLKTVTLECGGKSPFIVFEDADIEQAVKWAAVGIVFNSGQICTGNSRIYVQEKVYEKFLEKFKDHVLADYKLGSPFDESTVVGPVVNKVQYDRVLHYINVGKNEGARVVLGNEQNPSKKGYFIHPVIFADCHQGMTIVKDEIFGPVVAVSKFTTEDEVLEKANDSIYGLAAMCFTQNLERAHRVSDELETGMVFINSAENSDIQAPFGGVKMSGIGSELGAPGIETYTHLKTVHLNLSNKL; encoded by the coding sequence ATGTCAGAAGGACTGTTCCAAAAACTACCACTTCCAGACGGTGGTACAGTCAGACAACCGGTCGGACTGTACATTGATGGTCAGTGGATAAAATCCAGAGAAGTACTTGAAACAGTGGATCCTGCCACCGAAGAAGTTATTACAAAGGTCTATTTAGCTGGTACCGAAGAGGTCGATCTTGCAGTTAAAGCAGCAAGAAATGCTTTTAAAAACTGGAGGAAGGTTCACGGTTCCGAACGGGGTTCATTATTGATGAAGTTAGCAGATGCCGCTGAAAAGCATATTGATACACTATCCGCCATTGAAGCAATGGATTCAGGGAAACCAAAAGATTCCAACGCCCGTGGCGATGTGGAGGGAACTATAGCTTTACTTCGGTATTGCGCCGGATGGGCTGACAAAATCTATGGGTCTGTCATCCCGACAGGCTCCGAAAAACTTGcgtattcaaaaagattgCCAATTGGTGTTTGTGGTCAAATTGTTCCATGGAACTATCCATTGAATATGGCAGGATGGAAGATTGCTCCGGCTTTAGCCGCTGGTAACTGTATCATCATTAAATCCGCTGAAACTACCCCCCTTTCATTATTATACTTTGCTCAGTTAGTTGACAAAGTTGGATTCCCCAAAGGTGTAGTGAATATTATTAGCGGACTGGGTAAAGTTGCTGGATCACACATTGCTTCTCACCCAGGAATCGATAAAATTGCATTTACTGGATCAACAGAGATTGGCAGTACTATACAAAAACTGGCTTCTTCCAATTTAAAAACAGTAACACTTGAATGTGGTGGAAAATCCCCgttcattgtttttgaagatgctGATATTGAGCAGGCTGTTAAGTGGGCTGCTGTAGGCATCGTATTTAACAGCGGTCAAATTTGTACGGGAAACTCTAGAATCTATGTACAAGAAAAGGTatatgaaaagtttttggaaaaattcaaagatCATGTTTTGGCAGACTATAAGCTTGGATCTCCATTTGATGAATCGACAGTTGTTGGACCTGTTGTCAACAAAGTTCAGTACGACCGAGTCCTTCATTACATCAATGTTGGTAAAAATGAAGGAGCTAGGGTGGTTTTAGGGAATGAACAGAATCCCTCAAAGAAAGGATACTTTATCCACCCAGTCATTTTCGCTGATTGTCATCAGGGAATGACGATTGTAAAAGACGAAATCTTTGGACCCGTTGTAGCTGTATCGAAATTTACTACGGAAGATGAAGTGCtagaaaaagcaaacgaCAGTATATATGGATTGGCAGCGATGTGCTTTACTCAAAATCTCGAAAGAGCCCATCGCGTTAGTGACGAATTAGAGACTGGTATGGTATTCATTAATTCGGCAGAAAACAGTGATATACAAGCTCCCTTTGGAGGGGTTAAGATGAGCGGAATTGGCAGTGAATTAGGAGCACCAGGCATTGAAACGTACACTCATCTAAAAACTGTCCATTTAAACTTAAGTAACAAGCTTTAA
- a CDS encoding NADPH dehydrogenase, with translation MTAGLEQTNLFKPITVGKHTLDQRIAFAPTTRFRAADDHTPSDLMLQYYSDRAQTPGTLLISEATFISPRSGLYPNIPGIWNEKHVQGWKKITDAVHAKGSLIASQFWFLGRVGSPELLKKHGLDLISPSPFYESEQSKKTAEAAGNPVRALTEEEIKSIIYEDYKNAAINAINAGFDYVEIHSAHGYMLDQFLQPATNQRTDSYGGSIEKRARIVLEIIDLLSDTIGAEKLAIRLSPWAKFQGMKAEKDSVHPVTTFSYVVNELQKRANNGKQLAYLSLVEPRVQGNLDVNTSDVVGSNEFVKSLWKGAILQSGNYTYDSPEFKLLKADVDGDDRTMIGFSRYFTSNPDLVERLKKGLELTPYVRSLFYASHNYGYNTFPNYGKELHYDPKAEEKKRPVSLV, from the coding sequence atgaCTGCCGGATTggaacaaacaaatttgtTTAAACCAATTACTGTTGGTAAACATACACTAGATCAGAGGATAGCTTTTGCTCCTACAACAAGATTCCGTGCTGCTGATGACCATACTCCAAGTGATTTGATGTTACAATATTATTCCGACAGAGCACAAACTCCTGGTACTTTGCTCATTTCAGAAGCCACATTCATTTCGCCTCGCTCTGGATTATACCCTAATATTCCCGGTATTTGGAACGAGAAACATGTTCAAGgatggaagaaaattacAGACGCAGTACATGCAAAGGGTAGTTTAATAGCAAGccaattttggtttttgggTAGAGTCGGATCCCCagaacttttgaaaaaacatGGTTTGGATTTGATTTCTCCTTCTCCTTTCTATGAAAGCGAACAATCCAAGAAGACTGCCGAAGCTGCTGGCAATCCTGTTAGAGCATTAaccgaagaagaaatcaagaGTATCATTTATGAAGATTACAAGAACGCAGCCATCAATGCCATAAACGCTGGATTTGATTATGTCGAAATTCACAGTGCTCATGGATACATGCTTGACCAATTCTTACAACCTGCTACCAACCAAAGAACAGACAGCTATGGTGGTTCTATTGAAAAGCGTGCAAGAATCGTGCTTGAAATTATTGATCTTTTGAGTGACACCATTGGCGCCGAGAAACTTGCAATTCGATTATCGCCTTGGGCCAAATTCCAAGGAATGAAGGCTGAGAAAGATTCGGTGCATCCCGTCACCACTTTTAGTTATGTGGTGAATGAGCTTCAAAAGCGTGCTAACAATGGTAAGCAGCTTGCTTATCTTTCCCTCGTGGAACCTAGAGTGCAAGGAAACTTGGATGTTAACACCTCTGACGTTGTTGGTTCCAATGAGTTTGTCAAGTCTTTATGGAAGGGAGCTATTTTGCAAAGTGGTAATTATACCTATGACAGTCCTGAATTCAAGTTATTGAAGGCGGATGTTGATGGCGACGACCGTACTATGATTGGTTTTTCAAGATACTTTACATCCAATCCGGATTTGGTTGAAAGATTGAAGAAAGGTCTTGAGCTCACTCCTTACGTTcgttctttgttttatgcCTCTCATAACTACGGCTACAACACATTCCCCAATTATGGTAAGGAGCTGCATTACGACCCTAaagcagaagaaaagaaacgcCCTGTTTCATTAGTCTAG
- a CDS encoding Con-6 family conserved fungal protein — protein MPDLAHQIAGHKAALHNPVVSEEAKARAQEWLDSHGENAHYTTGTTRGYKADRDDEAELREEGFQSTDLHEDDEAQAKNLGNVRGGYKAAAHNKRNTKSGREAAERSLHEIDDEANA, from the coding sequence ATGCCCGACTTAGCACATCAAATTGCCGGCCACAAGGCCGCCTTGCACAATCCTGTTGTTTCTGAAGAAGCCAAAGCAAGAGCTCAAGAATGGCTAGATAGCCATGGTGAAAATGCTCATTACACGACTGGTACCACTCGTGGTTACAAAGCTGATCGAGACGACGAGGCTGAATTGAGAGAGGAAGGATTTCAGAGTACAGACCTTCATGAAGATGACGAAGCCCAGGCCAAAAATCTTGGAAACGTACGTGGTGGTTACAAAGCTGCCGCGcacaataaaagaaacacGAAAAGTGGAAGAGAGGCTGCTGAAAGATCATTACATGAAATTGATGATGAAGCGAATGCTTAA
- a CDS encoding SOCG_02635-like, conserved protein — MPNPGNVAGGYKAALHNPNVSDEAKEHSKEVLEHEDFSTSPTHAKNPGNVAGGYKAALHNPHVSEETKKHDQEVLEELE; from the coding sequence ATGCCCAACCCTGGAAACGTTGCTGGAGGCTATAAAGCCGCTCTTCATAACCCTAACGTGTCGGATGAAGCCAAAGAACACTCCAAGGAGGTTCTTGAGCACGAAGACTTCAGCACAAGCCCTACTCACGCTAAGAACCCTGGAAACGTAGCAGGAGGCTATAAAGCTGCCCTCCATAATCCTCATGTTTCtgaagaaaccaagaaaCACGATCAGGAAGTCCTCGAGGAATTGGAATAA